Proteins encoded together in one Camelina sativa cultivar DH55 chromosome 9, Cs, whole genome shotgun sequence window:
- the LOC104710698 gene encoding AAA-ATPase At3g28540-like: MRNRRKQRDFRGSNSEAKTKMSETGSSWGFTGSTMTSLMFLWAMYKQIFPYHLQIHVERYVYKLMGWVSSYVHIKFNEYSGEGLEKSKAYDSIRNYLSTKSTALAKRLKANESKSSKSLVLSLDDHETVEDVFEGVKVKWSSSVTENGNKSSMNRDKGSVERRYMTLSFHSRHREMITKTYLDHVLREGEEIGLKKRERKLYTNNSINDWCSWRSGSNWSNVSFDHPATFETLAMDPEKKEEIKKDLIKFSNGKDYYRKVGKPWKRGYLLFGPPGTGKSTMISAMANFLGYDVYDLELTTVTDNSELKKLMLETKGKSIVVIEDIDCSLDLTGQRRKKNLEDEEEEDIEEKIKEAEKKKQSKVTLSGLLNAIDGLWSACSGEKIIVFKTNFVDKLDPALIRRGRMDNHIEMSYCRFEAFKVLAKNYLEIESHDLYGDVKRLLEEVDMSPADVAENLMPKSDEEDAEICLKRLVKSLEEVKEKAKNLAEEDEKEARKKMKKKAEEEEKKTLKP, from the coding sequence ATGAGAAACagaagaaagcaaagagatTTTCGTGGGTCGAACTcagaagcaaaaacaaagatgtCTGAGACCGGATCGAGTTGGGGATTCACAGGCTCGACTATGACGAGTCTTATGTTCTTATGGGCGATGTACAAACAAATCTTTCCTTACCATCTCCAAATCCACGTCGAGAGATACGTTTACAAGTTGATGGGATGGGTTTCGAGCTATGTTCATATCAAGTTCAACGAGTATTCTGGAGAAGGTCTCGAGAAAAGTAAAGCTTACGACTCCATACGCAACTACTTGTCCACGAAATCAACAGCTCTCGCAAAGAGACTAAAGGCCAACGAATCTAAAAGCAGCAAGTCTTTGGTGTTGAGCTTGGACGATCACGAGACAGTTGAAGATGTGTTTGAAGGTGTGAAGGTGAAGTGGTCTTCAAGCGTGACAGAGAACGGGAACAAGTCTAGTATGAACCGTGATAAGGGTTCTGTGGAGAGAAGGTACATGACTTTGAGTTTCCATAGTCGTCACAGAGAGATGATCACAAAGACTTATCTTGATCATGTTTTGAGAGAAGGGGAAGAGATTGGgctgaagaagagagagaggaagcttTACACTAACAACTCGATAAATGATTGGTGTTCTTGGAGATCAGGAAGTAACTGGAGCAACGTTTCTTTTGATCATCCTGCAACGTTCGAGACTTTGGCTATGGATcctgagaagaaagaagagattaaGAAGGATTTGATCAAGTTTAGTAACGGTAAAGATTATTACAGGAAGGTTGGGAAGCCGTGGAAGAGAGGTTATCTCTTGTTTGGACCTCCCGGGACAGGGAAATCAACAATGATATCTGCAATGGCTAACTTCTTGGGGTATGATGTGTATGATCTTGAGTTAACGACAGTGACAGATAACTCAGAGTTGAAGAAGCTAATGTTGGAAACAAAAGGGAAGTCTATTGTTGTGATTGAAGATATTGATTGCTCTCTTGATCTTACGGgacagagaaggaagaagaacttggaagacgaggaagaagaggatatagAGGAGAAGATCAaggaagctgagaagaagaagcagagcaaaGTTACTTTGTCAGGGCTACTAAACGCCATTGATGGGTTATGGTCAGCTTGTAGTGGAGAGAAGATCATAGTGTTCAAAACGAACTTTGTGGATAAGCTTGATCCGGCATTGATACGTAGAGGAAGAATGGATAATCATATTGAAATGTCTTATTGTAGGTTTGAAGCGTTTAAGGTGTTGGCCAAGAACTACTTGGAGATTGAGTCACATGACTTGTATGGAGATGTCAAGAGATTGTTGGAGGAAGTGGACATGTCTCCCGCCGATGTTGCTGAGAACTTGATGCCAaaatctgatgaagaagatgcagaGATTTGTCTTAAGCGTTTGGTTAAATCTTTGGAGGAAGTGAAAGAGAAAGCTAAGAACCTTGCTGAAGAAGACGAGAAGGAAGctaggaagaagatgaagaagaaagcagaggaagaagagaagaagacattgaAACCATAA
- the LOC104710699 gene encoding AAA-ATPase At3g28570, mitochondrial, producing MSKTKKREDQTLQTQKTRKPIIEILMGSIVKPMFGNNLTTIGSNIAGLFFVWSTLKRYFPRQIQQLLLNAIQRVPILKKLSDKILGFLSPYAHISFREIEECRFNFAYAAVKTYLGAKVNSGVKNLKGNQLKENTSLDLKRDDVKIEEEYEGVTMCWEILKCAKGKKICKLTFHRSNWDVVTGSYLSYVMEEGRSIQARKKKVKVYMNNPSLHWKLHTKGLWTSVEFEHPATFDTLAMDIEKRDEILSDLLAFRDGKEYYDRIGKAWKRGYLLFGPPGTGKSTMIAAMANLMKYNIYDLELTSIENNWELKKLLISTTSKSIIVIEDIDCSLDLTGERNGKDVKGDKEVKKKKALTLSGLLNFIDGIWSACGQERIIVFTTNHLDKLDRALIRRGRMDMHIELSYCTFGAFKILAKNYLNLDSHPLFGKIESLLKETKITPADVAENLMVQDLQTEVDGSLNGLIRALGIIKWSQNFKADGQHSKEITQI from the coding sequence ATgagcaaaaccaaaaagagagaagatcaaACCCTTCAAACCCAGAAAACCAGGAAACCAATCATCGAAATCTTGATGGGATCGATCGTGAAGCCGATGTTTGGAAATAACCTAACAACGATTGGATCAAACATAGCTGGTCTCTTCTTCGTCTGGTCAACTCTCAAGCGATACTTCCCTCGACAGATCCAGCAGCTTCTCTTGAATGCAATCCAACGAGTACCCATTCTCAAGAAACTCTCAGACAAGATCCTCGGCTTCTTATCGCCTTATGCTCACATCAGTTTCAGAGAAATCGAAGAGTGTAGATTCAACTTTGCATACGCAGCTGTCAAGACCTATCTTGGTGCAAAAGTTAACTCTGGAGTGAAGAATCTCAAAGGGAACCAGCTGAAGGAGAACACGTCTTTGGATTTGAAAAGGGACGATGTTAAGATCGAAGAGGAGTATGAAGGTGTGACGATGTGTTGGGAGATTTTGAAGTGTGCTAAAGGGAAGAAGATATGTAAGCTTACGTTTCATAGAAGTAATTGGGATGTTGTCACTGGTTCTTACTTGAGCTACGTTATGGAAGAAGGGAGGTCCATTCAGGctaggaagaagaaggtgaaggtgTATATGAATAATCCAAGTTTACATTGGAAGCTTCATACGAAAGGTCTATGGACTAGTGTTGAGTTCGAGCATCCTGCAACTTTTGATACATTGGCGATGGATATTGAGAAGAGGGATGAGATTTTGAGTGATCTTTTGGCTTTTAGAGATGGCAAAGAGTATTACGATAGGATCGGGAAAGCATGGAAGAGGGGTTACTTGTTGTTTGGACCTCCAGGGACAGGTAAGTCTACGATGATTGCGGCTATGGCCAATCTGATGAAGTATAATATCTATGATCTTGAGTTGACTTCGATAGAGAATAACTGGGAGTTGAAGAAGCTGTTGATATCAACGACTAGTAAGTCCATCATTGTGATTGAGGATATAGACTGTTCCTTGGATCTCACTGGAGAAAGGAACGGTAAAGACGTGAAAGGCGAtaaagaagtgaagaagaagaaagcactTACACTCTCAGGCTTATTGAACTTCATAGATGGGATTTGGTCAGCTTGTGGGCAAGAGAGGATCATTGTGTTTACAACGAACCACTTGGACAAACTTGACCGAGCTTTGATTAGAAGAGGTCGTATGGATATGCATATTGAGCTATCTTATTGCACATTCGGTGCTTTCAAGATTCTTGCCAAGAACTATCTGAATCTTGATTCACATCCCTTGTTTGGAAAGATCGAGTCTTTGCTTAAAGAAACGAAGATAACACCGGCTGATGTTGCAGAGAATCTGATGGTGCAAGATCTTCAAACTGAAGTTGATGGTTCACTCAATGGTTTGATCAGAGCTTTGGGGATAATCAAGTGGAGCCAAAATTTTAAGGCCGATGGACAACACAGCAAGGAGATTACCCAAATTTAA
- the LOC104710701 gene encoding AAA-ATPase At3g28580 has translation MATISQLWTNTGSGLATLMFVYTIFKQFFPQFGDNLEPLFHRIFSPFYPYIQITFHEYSGEHFKRSEAYLGIQSYLSKDSSARAKKLKASTTKGSKSLVLSMDDKEEITDDFEGVRVWWQSKKEGASRQSFSFYPEADEKRFYMLRFHRRDREVIIKKYLDHVMREGKTIELKNRERKLYSNTPGQSHGNNTKWSHVTFEHPATFDTLAMEETKKEEIKSDLVKFSKSKDYYKKIGKAWKRGYLLFGPPGTGKSTMIAAMANFLEYDVYDLELTTVKDNTHLRRLLIETSAKSIIVIEDIDCSLNLTGQRKKKEEEEEDGDDKNMIEKKMMKNEGENKESKVTLSGLLNFIDGLWSACGGERIIVFTTNFVDKLDPALIRKGRMDKHIEMSYCCFEAFKVLAKNYLDVEESEMFEEIKRLLEVEEIKMTPADVGGNLLPKSEKEGAETCLKRLIEALKEEKEEAKRKVEEEAKKRKEEEEEKKRKKEKKAEMDAEKEKKKKIEENGEEECGV, from the coding sequence atggcaacgATAAGTCAGTTATGGACAAACACAGGCTCTGGTCTAGCAACTCTCATGTTTGTATACACAATCTTCAAACAATTCTTCCCTCAGTTTGGAGACAACTTGGAACCGTTGTTTCATAGAATCTTCAGTCCCTTCTACCCTTACATCCAAATAACATTCCATGAGTACAGCGGAGAGCATTTCAAGAGAAGCGAGGCTTACTTAGGGATCCAGAGCTATCTCAGCAAAGACTCTTCTGCTCGAGCCAAGAAGCTTAAAGCCAGCACAACTAAAGGAAGCAAATCCCTTGTTCTGAGCATGGATGATAAGGAAGAGATCACTGACGATTTCGAGGGCGTTAGGGTTTGGTGGCAGTCGAAGAAAGAAGGAGCTAGTAGACAATCGTTCTCGTTTTACCCTGAAGCTGATGAGAAGAGGTTTTACATGTTGAGGTTCCATAGACGTGACCGAGAAGTAATCATAAAGAAGTATCTTGACCATGTTATGAGAGAAGGGAAGACGATAGAGCTTAAGAACAGAGAGAGGAAGCTTTATTCGAATACTCCAGGACAGAGCCACGGAAACAACACTAAGTGGAGTCATGTAACGTTTGAGCATCCAGCTACGTTTGATACTCTAGCTATGGAGGAgacgaagaaggaagagatCAAGAGCGACTTGGTTAAGTTTAGTAAGAGTAAAGATTATTACAAGAAGATTGGCAAAGCGTGGAAGAGAGGGTATCTTTTGTTTGGACCACCTGGAACTGGGAAATCAACCATGATCGCAGCTATGGCTAATTTCTTGGAGTATGATGTTTACGATCTTGAATTGACAACGGTGAAGGATAATACACATCTGAGGAGGTTGTTGATTGAGACGTCCGCTAAATCGATTATTGTGATTGAAGATATCGACTGTTCGCTTAATCTCACGggacagaggaagaagaaggaggaggaagaggaagatggagatGATAAGAACatgattgagaagaagatgatgaaaaatgAAGGTGAGAATAAAGAGAGCAAAGTTACTTTATCAGGGCTACTTAATTTCATTGATGGGTTATGGTCAGCTTGTGGTGGGGAGAGGATCATTGTGTTCACTACAAACTTTGTGGACAAGCTAGATCCGGCTTTGATTAGGAAAGGAAGAATGGATAAGCATATAGAGATGTCGTATTGCTGTTTCGAGGCGTTCAAGGTGTTGGCCAAGAACTATTTGGATGTTGAGGAGAGTGAGATGTTTGAAGAGATAAAGAGGTTGCTTGAGGTTGAAGAAATCAAGATGACACCAGCGGATGTTGGGGGGAACCTGTTGCCGAAATCAGAAAAGGAAGGAGCTGAGACTTGTTTGAAGCGATTGATTGAAGCGTTGAAGGAAGAAAAGGAGGAAGCGAAGAGGAAGGTCGAGGAAGAGGCGAaaaagaggaaggaagaagaggaagagaagaagaggaaaaaggaaaagaaagcaGAGATGGatgcagagaaagagaagaagaaaaagattgaagaaaatggtgaagaagaGTGTGGAGTTTGA